From Deltaproteobacteria bacterium, the proteins below share one genomic window:
- a CDS encoding ATP-binding cassette domain-containing protein: MTAHQAVDALLPPGFRAPAAIAGILLVLGFAQAVALTDRAEPYPLTAAILAILLMGGGAVLAAFIRRNLRGELADTGPRSVADLLALVAAAVIAAATLGIWSSTGTLFPLRMALWWRGPLPFERILEPALPMMLAGTCLIALGAAATAVWIGALWTLLYARRLESALRICGAALSFAGAVPYVAFALVVRALVCSPVAMLAAGQWLALRPEDQLAYRSLLGAAPGLLAASAALGLGISRGLWSWLDDVRAAEESSDSFLAATVRGEKRWAILLRHGLWLRRRRELGALLLAGMAGAVLIDIVSNTLIDSFRPPGFPPYPSLGAALFLRGADESGAPGPFPEAWGSAHVTVVAAALLLLLAQTLPRRAGRIELDGGVLRVGPAVLARGIASAHGLAPRPALQWVLGPSGAGKSTLLRAWSAQLQRAILVPQDPDEALPAAFSGTDVAAVARAAPVRTDRVLWDLLGRLGDDPVRRRLFDPFTSVATLSRGERQRLLLALALSRARADPGCTLLLDEPTSAQDGARTSALLECVRDLLPAKFTGSGALVLTSHDPEPIDALLGDRGAQAVADHVLWIENRRARSLTIRRDGERRWEGAEGQGLQEYLDAVGALFAARDGARPEGVAGSGAPDGVRVLRTRVTIGGRSHAVSPDARIRGGELVVLCGPSGCGKSTVLREIAARPPLPIRVGYVMQDAARAFPAEMPVHEILGGGSIQPRRALAQSWFGAQLDDDLVSRPVGTLSEGERQRILLAGEVLRLESARDRTRLLLLDEPFGAADPAAHLRLMDALLRWVHEPSGRNAAILVSHSPLVDLGLARAFGVPTREWTIEGGDR; the protein is encoded by the coding sequence GTGACGGCGCACCAGGCCGTCGACGCGCTCCTCCCGCCGGGGTTCCGCGCACCCGCCGCCATCGCAGGCATCCTGCTCGTCCTGGGGTTCGCGCAGGCGGTCGCCTTGACCGACCGCGCGGAGCCGTATCCGCTCACGGCGGCGATCCTCGCGATCCTCCTGATGGGCGGCGGTGCCGTCCTCGCTGCATTCATTCGCCGCAACCTTCGCGGCGAGCTCGCCGACACCGGGCCGCGCTCCGTTGCCGACCTGCTGGCGCTGGTCGCGGCCGCCGTCATCGCCGCCGCGACGCTCGGCATCTGGAGCTCCACGGGCACGCTCTTCCCGTTGCGGATGGCGCTCTGGTGGCGAGGACCGCTTCCCTTCGAGCGCATCCTCGAGCCTGCGTTGCCGATGATGCTGGCGGGCACCTGCCTCATCGCCCTCGGCGCCGCCGCGACGGCGGTGTGGATCGGCGCCCTCTGGACGCTGCTCTACGCGCGGCGTCTGGAATCGGCGCTGCGCATCTGTGGCGCCGCTCTGTCCTTTGCGGGAGCGGTTCCCTACGTCGCCTTTGCCCTGGTCGTACGTGCGCTGGTCTGCAGCCCAGTCGCGATGCTCGCCGCCGGCCAATGGCTGGCGCTGCGTCCCGAGGATCAGCTCGCGTATCGATCGCTCCTGGGCGCCGCTCCAGGGCTCCTCGCCGCGTCGGCAGCGCTAGGCCTGGGGATCAGCCGCGGCCTCTGGAGCTGGCTGGACGACGTCCGGGCCGCGGAGGAGAGCAGCGACTCGTTCCTCGCCGCCACCGTTCGCGGCGAGAAACGCTGGGCGATCCTGCTCCGCCACGGGCTCTGGCTGCGGCGGCGCCGGGAGCTCGGCGCGCTCCTGCTCGCCGGAATGGCCGGCGCCGTCCTCATCGACATCGTCTCCAACACGTTGATCGACAGCTTCCGTCCGCCCGGCTTTCCTCCCTACCCTTCCCTCGGCGCGGCGCTCTTCCTCCGTGGCGCCGACGAGAGCGGCGCGCCGGGCCCGTTCCCGGAGGCCTGGGGCTCCGCGCACGTGACCGTGGTCGCCGCCGCCCTCCTCCTGCTGCTCGCGCAGACGTTGCCGCGCCGAGCCGGCCGGATCGAGCTGGACGGCGGCGTTCTCCGCGTCGGCCCCGCAGTGCTCGCCCGCGGCATCGCGAGCGCGCACGGCCTCGCCCCAAGGCCGGCGCTGCAGTGGGTCCTCGGTCCTTCGGGCGCCGGGAAGAGCACCCTGCTCCGGGCGTGGAGCGCGCAGCTCCAGCGCGCGATTCTCGTTCCCCAGGATCCCGACGAAGCGCTGCCTGCGGCCTTCTCCGGCACCGACGTGGCGGCGGTCGCGCGCGCGGCGCCGGTCCGCACCGATCGCGTTCTCTGGGACCTGCTCGGGCGCCTCGGCGACGACCCGGTGCGCCGCCGCCTCTTCGATCCGTTCACGTCGGTGGCGACGCTCTCGCGCGGCGAGCGGCAGCGCCTGCTGCTCGCGCTCGCGCTCTCCCGCGCGCGGGCGGATCCCGGCTGCACGCTGCTCCTCGACGAGCCCACCTCCGCCCAGGACGGCGCGCGCACGTCCGCGCTGCTGGAATGCGTGCGCGACCTGTTGCCGGCGAAGTTCACCGGAAGCGGGGCTTTGGTGCTCACCTCGCACGATCCGGAGCCGATCGATGCGCTGCTCGGCGACCGCGGCGCGCAGGCCGTCGCGGACCACGTCCTCTGGATCGAGAACCGCCGCGCCCGCTCCTTGACGATACGCAGGGACGGAGAGCGCCGCTGGGAGGGAGCCGAAGGGCAAGGCCTGCAGGAATACCTCGATGCCGTGGGAGCGCTCTTCGCCGCGCGCGACGGCGCCCGGCCTGAGGGTGTCGCCGGCTCCGGCGCGCCCGACGGCGTCCGCGTCCTGCGGACCCGCGTCACCATCGGAGGCCGCTCTCATGCCGTCTCGCCCGACGCGCGCATCCGCGGAGGCGAGCTCGTCGTCCTCTGCGGGCCCTCCGGATGCGGCAAGTCGACGGTCCTGCGGGAGATCGCGGCGCGGCCGCCCCTTCCGATCCGGGTCGGCTACGTGATGCAGGACGCTGCGCGCGCATTTCCCGCCGAAATGCCGGTCCACGAGATCCTCGGTGGCGGATCCATCCAGCCCAGACGCGCGCTGGCCCAGAGCTGGTTTGGCGCCCAGCTCGATGACGATCTGGTCTCACGGCCCGTCGGCACGCTCTCGGAGGGCGAGCGACAGCGGATCCTGCTCGCAGGCGAAGTGCTCCGGCTGGAATCGGCGCGGGATCGGACGCGCCTCCTGCTTCTCGACGAGCCATTCGGAGCAGCCGATCCGGCGGCTCACCTGCGGCTGATGGACGCGCTGCTCCGCTGGGTCCACGAGCCGTCCGGCCGGAACGCGGCGATCCTCGTCTCACACAGTCCACTGGTGGACCTCGGGCTCGCGCGCGCTTTCGGCGTCCCCACCCGCGAGTGGACGATCGAAGGCGGAGACCGATGA